One window of the Eucalyptus grandis isolate ANBG69807.140 chromosome 8, ASM1654582v1, whole genome shotgun sequence genome contains the following:
- the LOC104414496 gene encoding F-box/kelch-repeat protein At1g57790 isoform X1, which translates to MASTRIVRNWAELPQELLQLCSQRLCPKNLSAFRAVCHSWQSAAVEERSDIPWLMLTDKDGMPWREFFCLSCQQVHKKFLPEMMANGYFSSRGWVLMTSRDWEFRMLKTPMWRYCHIIELPNWNKFPDIEALPPFYVELVSKFVLSDCPTTSSDYKVMVIYDEAWLGLWKPGEEEWTAVNSHALGFYDVIYYKGSFVAVDHENRILRCDVDGPAPFEAQVVFEVPRRLQEFKHEYPSGSLWELDQVYLVQSKTGSLLFVSREKLTSTRTFRFCVLEIDLDTQTCTEVENLENTSLFLGDNSSFSLEVDEDHLVKPNCIYFTYSCLSSSQFTEDGGDTGMGIYHLEDGTVELHVKGKSYPLLWIEPCF; encoded by the exons ATGGCATCTACCAG AATCGTGAGAAACTGGGCAGAGCTCCCACAAGAGTTGTTACAACTATGCTCCCAGCGCCTTTGTCCGAAGAATTTATCGGCATTCCGAGCAGTGTGCCACTCGTGGCAATCTGCTGCTGTCGAAGAGAGGAGCGACATCCCATGGTTGATGCTCACGGACAAAGATGGGATGCCGTGGCGTGAGTTTTTCTGCCTCTCATGTCAGCAGGTTCACAAAAAGTTCTTGCCGGAAATGATGGCAAATGGATATTTCTCTTCACGAGGTTGGGTGTTGATGACCAGCAGAGACTGGGAATTCCGTATGCTAAAGACTCCCATGTGGCGTTACTGTCATATTATTGAGCTTCCCAATTGGAATAAGTTCCCCGACATCGAAGCTCTACCTCCCTTTTATGTTGAATTGGTCAGTAAGTTTGTCCTATCTGATTGCCCTACTACATCTTCAGATTACAAGGTCATGGTCATCTATGACGAAGCATGGTTAGGGCTTTGGAAACCTGGGGAAGAGGAGTGGACCGCAGTGAACTCCCATGCACTTGGATTTTACGATGTCATATATTACAAGGGGTCCTTTGTTGCTGTCGATCATGAAAATAGGATATTGAGGTGCGATGTAGATGGACCAGCTCCGTTTGAGGCTCAAGTAGTTTTCGAGGTGCCTCGAAGACTCCAAGAATTCAAGCATGAGTATCCCTCAGGATCCCTTTGGGAATTGGATCAAGTGTATCTAGTGCAATCAAAGACAGGATCTCTGTTGTTTGTGTCAAGGGAAAAACTAACATCTACCAGAACCTTTCGATTCTGTGTTCTCGAGATTGACCTGGATACTCAAACATGCACAGAAGTTGAGAACTTGGAGAACACATCCCTCTTCTTGGGTGAcaattcttccttctctttggaGGTCGATGAAGATCATCTTGTCAAGCcaaattgtatttattttacttactCTTGTCTCTCATCGTCCCAGTTTACCGAAGACGGAGGAGACACAGGCATGGGAATATACCACCTCGAAGATGGTACGGTCGAGCTGCATGTCAAGGGGAAATCTTATCCTCTGCTTTGGATCGAACCATGCTTTTAA
- the LOC104414496 gene encoding F-box/kelch-repeat protein At1g57790 isoform X2 translates to MASTRIVRNWAELPQELLQLCSQRLCPKNLSAFRAVCHSWQSAAVEERSDIPWLMLTDKDGMPWREFFCLSCQQVHKKFLPEMMANGYFSSRGWVLMTSRDWEFRMLKTPMWRYCHIIELPNWNKFPDIEALPPFYVELVSKFVLSDCPTTSSDYKVMVIYDEAWLGLWKPGEEEWTAVNSHALGFYDVIYYKGSFVAVDHENRILRCDVDGPAPFEAQVVFEVPRRLQEFKHEYPSGSLWELDQVYLVQSKTGSLLFVSREKLTSTRTFRFCVLEIDLDTQTCTEVENLENTSLFLGDNSSFSLEVDEDHLVKPNCIYFTYSCLSSSQFTEDGGDTGMGIYHLEDGTVELHVKGKSYPLLWIEPCF, encoded by the coding sequence AATCGTGAGAAACTGGGCAGAGCTCCCACAAGAGTTGTTACAACTATGCTCCCAGCGCCTTTGTCCGAAGAATTTATCGGCATTCCGAGCAGTGTGCCACTCGTGGCAATCTGCTGCTGTCGAAGAGAGGAGCGACATCCCATGGTTGATGCTCACGGACAAAGATGGGATGCCGTGGCGTGAGTTTTTCTGCCTCTCATGTCAGCAGGTTCACAAAAAGTTCTTGCCGGAAATGATGGCAAATGGATATTTCTCTTCACGAGGTTGGGTGTTGATGACCAGCAGAGACTGGGAATTCCGTATGCTAAAGACTCCCATGTGGCGTTACTGTCATATTATTGAGCTTCCCAATTGGAATAAGTTCCCCGACATCGAAGCTCTACCTCCCTTTTATGTTGAATTGGTCAGTAAGTTTGTCCTATCTGATTGCCCTACTACATCTTCAGATTACAAGGTCATGGTCATCTATGACGAAGCATGGTTAGGGCTTTGGAAACCTGGGGAAGAGGAGTGGACCGCAGTGAACTCCCATGCACTTGGATTTTACGATGTCATATATTACAAGGGGTCCTTTGTTGCTGTCGATCATGAAAATAGGATATTGAGGTGCGATGTAGATGGACCAGCTCCGTTTGAGGCTCAAGTAGTTTTCGAGGTGCCTCGAAGACTCCAAGAATTCAAGCATGAGTATCCCTCAGGATCCCTTTGGGAATTGGATCAAGTGTATCTAGTGCAATCAAAGACAGGATCTCTGTTGTTTGTGTCAAGGGAAAAACTAACATCTACCAGAACCTTTCGATTCTGTGTTCTCGAGATTGACCTGGATACTCAAACATGCACAGAAGTTGAGAACTTGGAGAACACATCCCTCTTCTTGGGTGAcaattcttccttctctttggaGGTCGATGAAGATCATCTTGTCAAGCcaaattgtatttattttacttactCTTGTCTCTCATCGTCCCAGTTTACCGAAGACGGAGGAGACACAGGCATGGGAATATACCACCTCGAAGATGGTACGGTCGAGCTGCATGTCAAGGGGAAATCTTATCCTCTGCTTTGGATCGAACCATGCTTTTAA